A genomic region of Pelodiscus sinensis isolate JC-2024 chromosome 1, ASM4963464v1, whole genome shotgun sequence contains the following coding sequences:
- the LOC142826608 gene encoding uncharacterized protein LOC142826608, which produces MSQPSEGSQPSTAPHDQPGGSREPARGRKRRAPAWSSAEIVDLIEVWGEASNVHDLRTSHRNAAVYGRMAASLAARGHQRSREQVRCKIKDLRQSYSRACLPGADPEACPHFHALDRILGPHAVPAPRDVIDPGAEGPLLDTEEEEEGSESQEPAASLPRTRDPRGTPQSRSPASSEAGEASTSAAPGPAGRTTPPAAAARARASRTARNQEDYQRRHLRFLDRQLRLQDHWVQEDLRLRQRSLEALEEQGRALRGHLQSLLDRFPFPPPPAPPLAPPLAPPAPPLAPPLAPPAPPLAPPLAPPAPPLAPPAPPAPPAPPAPPASAPASAPASSTPPVLSAPPSTTIPHRRPRTRSVARRERHPDSHP; this is translated from the exons atgagccagccatccgagggctcccagccctccactgctccccacgaccagcctggcggctcccgggagcctgcccgggggcgcaaaaggcgggcgcccgcctggtcaagtgcggagatcgtggacctcatcgaggtttggggggaagcctcaaatgtccacgatctccgcactagccaccggaacgcggccgtctacggacgcatggctgccagcctggccgccaggggccaccagcgcagccgggagcaggtgcgctgcaagattaaagacttgcggcagtcctactcccgggcctgcctgccaggggctgacccggaggcctgcccccacttccatgccctggaccgcatcctggggcctcatgccgtccctgccccccgggacgtgattgaccccggggcagagggaccgctcctggacaccgaggaggaggaagagggctctgagagccaggagcctgccgccagccttcccaggacccgggacccccgaggcaccccacagagccgctcgcctgcatcatcagaggccggggaggcgtccacct ctgcagcaccggggcctgcagggcgcaccacaccgcctgcagcagccgcccgcgcccgggcaagcaggacagccaggaaccaggaggactaccagaggcggcatctccggttcctggaccgacagctccgtctccaggaccactgggtccaggaggacctcaggctgcgccagaggagtctggaggccctggaggagcagggccgtgccctgcgaggccacctccagagcctgctagaccgctttccatttcctcctccccctgctccccctcttgctccccctcttgctccccctgctccccctcttgctccccctcttgctccccctgctccccctcttgctccccctcttgctccccctgctccccctcttgctccccctgctccccctgctccccctgctccccctgctcctcctgcttccgctcctgcttccgctcctgcttcctccacaccccctgtcctctctgcccccccctccacaaccattccccaccgacgcccccggacccgcagtgtggcgagacgggagaggcacccagactcccacccctga
- the LOC102456083 gene encoding olfactory receptor 52N4-like, with protein MSTFNLTTAGSSTFILTGIPGLEAAHAWIAIPFATVYITSLLGNFTVLFVIAKEQTLHKPMYLLLCMLALTDIGMPTSVVPKALCIFWFNLRDITIGGCLMQAFSLHVLAIIHSGVLMTMAIDRYVAICNPLRYTTILTNARIAKLGLAGLTRGILVFLPLLLLLSRLPFCDNHIIPHTYCEHIAIAKLSCGDTTGYKMYSLIIVFVVMGFDLTLIVLSYGLIIRAILRISSKESHQKALSTCTAHMWVMLTSYGSVLFSNLTHRFGQGIAPHVHIILANLYVLLPPMLNPIIYGVKTKELRDKMGQYTCRM; from the coding sequence ATGTCAACTTTCAACCTCACCACCGCTGGCTCTTCAACGTTCATTCTGACGGGCATCCCTGGCCTCGAAGCTGCCCATGCCTGGATTGCCATCCCTTTTGCTACAGTCTACATTACCAGCCTACTGGGAAATTTCACGGTTCTCTTTGTTATAGCAAAAGAGCAGACGTTGCACAAGCCGAtgtacctgctgctctgcatgtTGGCGCTCACAGATATCGGCATGCCTACCTCCGTGGTGCCAAAGGCCCTGTGCATATTTTGGTTTAATTTGAGAGACATTACTATTGGTGGCTGCCTCATGCAAGCATTCTCCCTTCATGTACTTGCTATTATTCACTCAGGTGTGCTCATGACGATGGCCATCGATCGCTACGTCGCCATATGCAACCCTCTGAGATACACCACCATCCTCACCAATGCACGAATAGCAAAGCTAGGGCTAGCGGGTTTGACAAGAGGCATTCTCGTCTTTCTGCCTCTACTCCTGCTCCTGAGCAGGCTGCCGTTCTGTGACAACCACATTATTCCCCACACGTACTGTGAGCACATAGCTATAGCAAAGCTCTCCTGTGGGGACACCACAGGCTACAAGATGTACAGCTTGATTATAGTTTTTGTGGTCATGGGGTTTGACCTGACGCTTATCGTCCTGTCCTATGGTCTGATTATTAGGGCCATCCTCAGAATCTCATCCAAGGAGTCTCACCAGAAAGCCCTCAGCACCTGCACAGCCCACATGTGGGTCATGTTGACATCTTATGGTTCCGTCCTCTTCTCCAACCTCACACACCGGTTCGGTCAAGGCATTGCTCCCCACGTTCACATCATCTTGGCCAACCTCTACGttctccttccccccatgctcaaccccatcatttacggggtcaaaaccaaagagcttcgtGACAAAATGGGCCAATACACCTGCAGAATGTGA